The following is a genomic window from uncultured Propionivibrio sp..
ATAACCCAGAACGCGACACCACCAACGAGCAAGGCCTTACAAACCGCTTTGACGAGTTCCGCGAGCCCCCCCCAGGAAATGATCCGCGACAAGCCGCTGAGCGGGTTCAGGCGGCCGAGATCCGGCGTCACAGCCTTCAGCGCGAAATTCCAGCTTCCAAGGAAAAACGGCGACAACAGCGCAGCGACCACCAGCGCCAGCAACAGCGGCGCAAATGACAGCAGCGCGTCATAGGAAAGACCGGCAAACCGGTTAAGCATGACGTGCGAGTCGCTAAGCTGGAGCGGGTCGATCGACAAGCCGGTGCGCATGATCAAGGCCATCCGCTGCACCATCCACGGCCCGACGAACCAGAACGTGGAGGCGGAAACGAGCAAAATCACAAAGGCGCCGATCTCCCGAGAACGGGGAACCTGCCCCTCCTCGCGTGCCTGCTCAATGCGACGACTTGATGCAGGTTCTGTTTTTTCGAGATCGCTTTCTTCTGCCATTGGCGACTTCCGGTAAGTTAGCGCCTATTATATAAAAATACTATATAAAATAAAGAGGTATGTGATTTTATTTACTCAAATTCTTAGATAGTCGCGCAATTGCAACAGCAAAATCGGCGCAAAAAAAGAGGCGGGGCGCCGAAGCGCCCCGCCTAATTGTTTGAATTTCCTGAGATTATGCAGAAAGCTCAAGAGATCTCGTATGTTTGACGCCTAAGCTCGTGTCAATGTGAGCATTTAAATCAGCGAGCAACTCTTTCATATCGAGGATCAGCACAATCTGACCGTTCGAGAGCGTCGTCACCCCGGCGACGCCGCGCGGACGGAAGTCGTCAAGCGACTTGATCACCGCATCATCGCGCCCAGCGAAGCTATCGACCGAGAGAATGAAGCTGCGTTCGGAGGTCTGCATCAACACGCCGTATTCCGGCGTCTGCAGCTGCGGCCAACCGAGCAGGCGCGAAAGCGCCACGACCGGCAACACCTCGCCACGGACAACCAGCGTTTCCTTGCCGCCAACCTCCTGCATCTTGGTCTTGTCGATCGGCAGAATCTCCCGCACCATCGACAGCGGCAAGGCAAAGGGCTGATCGCCCAGCAGCACAAGCAGCACCGGCAGAATCGCCAGCGTCAGCGGCAACGAGATAATGAACACCGAGCCCTTGCCGGGTTCGGAACGGATATCGACCGATCCATTCAGCTTCTGGATGTTGGTTTTGACCACATCCATGCCAACCCCGCGCCCGGACACCGCCGAGGCCTCCATCTTCGTCGAGAACCCCGGCAGAAAGATCAGATTGAGGCTCTGCCGGTCGTCCAGCGTGTTGGCTTCCTCTTCGCGAATCAGCCCCTTCTCGATGGCCTTCATGCGAATGCGTTCCGGGCTCATGCCGCGCCCGTCATCCGCGATGATCAGCACGATGTGGTCACCTTCCTGGCGCGCCTCGAGACGCACGATACTCTTGGCCGGCTTGCCGGCGGCAACTCGATCCTCAGGCGACTCGACGCCGTGATCGACGGCATTGCGGACAAGATGGACCAAAGGATCGGCGAGATCCTCGATCATCGTCTTATCAACCTCGGTTTCCTCGCCGATCAGCGCCAGCTCGACATCCTTACCCAACTGCCGTGCCAGATCGCGGGCGATCCGCGGATATTTCTGAAACAGTCGGCCAATCGGCTGCATCCGCGTTTTCATCACCGAATTCTGCAGATCGGAGACGAGCAGATCGAGTTGACTGACCGCCTGATCAAGGGCGTGCAAGGTGTCGGAATCGTTGCGCCCGGCCAGGATATCGGCACGCAGGCTGGTCAGACGGTTTTTCGTCAAACCGATTTCACCCGACAAGTTCAGAACCTGATCAAGTCGCGCCGTATCAACGCGAATCGTCGACTCGCGCGCCGCAAACTTTTCTTCCGTTCGACGACCGGCCGCAGGAGCCGTCGCAACCGCACCAGGCTTGTCCGTCACGCGACGCCCTTCCGGCGGGAAATGCGGTGCCGCAGACGCCACCGCCGGCGTTGCCACCGTCTGCGGTGCGGACGCTGTCACATTGGGCTGAGGCGCCGCAGATGCACCGCTGACCGCGCCATGAAGAAGCGCCCAATCCGGCTCGCCATCCGTCTGCACAGCCTTCACCTCCGGCGCCTTGACAACCGGTTGTGGCGCAACCGCCGCTGCGGGCGGAGCCTCTGCAACTGCAGGAGCGGCGACATGCGCCTCGCCCTCAAGCGCAGCACGAAGCGCCGCAGAAACATGCGCTTGCGCCGGCTTCGGCTGGGTTGCCTGCGCCAGTTCGCCGAACATGCTGCGCACTTCCTGCGTCGCAGCCATGATTGTGTCCATCAAATCCGGCGAGAGGTTCATCTCGCCGTTACGCAATTTGTCGAACAGGTTCTCAGTCAAATGGCACAGCGCCACCAGTTCGGTTGCGTTAAGGAACCCGGCACCGCCCTTGATCGTGTGGAAGCCGCGGAAAATGTCGTTCAGCAACCGGCGATCGTCTGGTGCGCGCTCCAAATCGACGAGTTTAT
Proteins encoded in this region:
- a CDS encoding chemotaxis protein CheA, which encodes MSDFSGMEDLLQDFLQEANDLLSDVDNKLVDLERAPDDRRLLNDIFRGFHTIKGGAGFLNATELVALCHLTENLFDKLRNGEMNLSPDLMDTIMAATQEVRSMFGELAQATQPKPAQAHVSAALRAALEGEAHVAAPAVAEAPPAAAVAPQPVVKAPEVKAVQTDGEPDWALLHGAVSGASAAPQPNVTASAPQTVATPAVASAAPHFPPEGRRVTDKPGAVATAPAAGRRTEEKFAARESTIRVDTARLDQVLNLSGEIGLTKNRLTSLRADILAGRNDSDTLHALDQAVSQLDLLVSDLQNSVMKTRMQPIGRLFQKYPRIARDLARQLGKDVELALIGEETEVDKTMIEDLADPLVHLVRNAVDHGVESPEDRVAAGKPAKSIVRLEARQEGDHIVLIIADDGRGMSPERIRMKAIEKGLIREEEANTLDDRQSLNLIFLPGFSTKMEASAVSGRGVGMDVVKTNIQKLNGSVDIRSEPGKGSVFIISLPLTLAILPVLLVLLGDQPFALPLSMVREILPIDKTKMQEVGGKETLVVRGEVLPVVALSRLLGWPQLQTPEYGVLMQTSERSFILSVDSFAGRDDAVIKSLDDFRPRGVAGVTTLSNGQIVLILDMKELLADLNAHIDTSLGVKHTRSLELSA